The genomic interval TCCAGTTTTTCTGCACCCGGACGAACAGTTTCAAGAAGACCTGGGCGCCCACCATGCGTTCGATCTCCTTGCGCGCCGCCTCGCCGATCTCCTTGAGTTTGCGTCCGCCCTTGCCGATCAGGATGCCTTTCTGGGAATCGCGCTCCACATGCAGGGTCGCATCGATGGCGATCAGCCGTCCGTTTTTTTCCTCCTTGAAGGCATCGATGGTGACGGCCACGGCATAGGGGACCTCTTCGCCGGTCAGGCGGAAGGCCTTTTCCCGGATCATCTCCGCGGCGATGAAGCGTTCGGACATGTCGGTCAGACTGCCGGGTGGATAGAACGGTGGACCGGCGGGCATCAACCGGACGAGGGTGTCGATCAACGCGTCCACCTGGTCGCCCTTTTCGGCCGAGATGGGAACGATGGCCTGAAAGGCATGGCTCTTCGACCAATGGTCGATCACGGCGAGCAGTTCGGGTTTGGCGATCAGATCGATTTTGTTCAGGGCCAGCACGGTGGGCGTGGCCACTGTGCCGAGTTTTTCGATGAGATAGGCTTCGGCGTCGCTGTTGGGCGTGGCGACATCCAGCATGACCAGCGCCACATCGGCGTCCGCCAGGGCAGCCAGGGCCACGTCCACGATGCGCACATTGAGCAGTTTTTCGGCCCGGTGGATGCCCGGGGTGTCGAGAAAGATCAGCTGGGCCTGGGGTCGATCCAGGACCCCCAGGATACGATTGCGGGTGGTTTGCGGCTTTTTGCTGGTGATGGCGATTTTCTGCCCGAGCATGCGATTGAGCAGAGTCGATTTGCCGGCATTGGGCGCACCGACAATGGCCACAAAGCCGGACTTGAAGTTGTCGTAACTATCTGGGGAGGTGGTTGGGTTCATGGCTTTTCCTGAAGGGACGCTTCGATGCGGCGCCAGAGATCCTCCCGGCCCAGGCCGGTTTTGGCCGAAAAGAGGGTCAGTTGGTCGCTGGGTAGATCCAGTGTGCGGGCCGCCGCGTCGCGTTGTTTTTTCTGCTGGGTTTTCGATAGCTTGTCGCTCTTGGTCAACACCGGTATGGCCGTGATCCTGTAATGGCGCAGCCAGTCGAAAAGGTGGTGTTCCTCCACACCCGGCGTGCGGCGCAGGTCCATGAGCACGACGACGGCTTCCAGGTTGTCCCGCTGCGACAGGTAGGTTTCAACCATGGGGCCCCACTTCTTCTTCACGGCCTCGGGCACCTTGGCGTAGCCGTACCCGGGCAGATCCACCAGCAACAAATCGGCGTTGATGATGAAAAAATTGATCAGCTGGGTGCGTCCGGGCGTAGAAGAGGTCTTGACGAGACGCTTGCGCTGGATCAATCGATTGATCAGTGAGGATTTGCCCACGTTGGATCGCCCCGCGAAGGCGATTTCGGGGTGGTCGGGAGGCGGATACTGTTCGGGCTTGACCGCACTGGTGACAAATTCGGCAGATTTGATGATCATGGGCTGTGATTATCAAATACGGGGCGAGATTGGAACTGGTTTTACCGCACGATGCATGGGAAGCCTTGAGGGGCGCTTTGTCGGAGTCCTTGTCCATCGCGTGGGATGATGGTACATTTTTTAAACCGCGAGCGGTGGTATTGGTGAGACCCGGACGCAGATGGACGCCCGTGCAACGATGAAACCGATGAAACGATGAAGAAAGATCGACAATGGCGCAACGCAGAGCCGCGGCCTGGATGCCCTACCTGCTGTTGACCCTGACCGTGCTGTTCTGGTCGGGCAACTTCGTGCTCGGCAGGGGGATCCGCGAATTGATCCCGCCGGTCAGTCTCAATTTCTGGCGCTGGGCCGGCGCTTTTGCCGTGCTGCTGCCGTTCACGTGGTCTCGGACGATCCGGCAGTGGCCCCTGGTCCGACGCCATTGGCCCTTGCTGGCGCTGATGAGCATTCCTTCGATCACCATTTTCAACGCTTTCATATACCGGGCCCTGCAATCGGCCACCACCACCAACACGGTGCTGCTCAATGCCATGGTCCCCATCTTCATCGCCCTGGCCGCATGGCTCTTTTTCCGTGTGCGCATGGCGCGCCGGCAGGTCTTCGGGGTGTTGATATCCATGGGCGGGCTGGTTTTTCTGATCACCCGGGGCGACTGGCGCGTCATACAGAACCTGGCCTTTTCCAGTGGAGATTTGTGGACCCTGGGTGCCGGTGTGTCGTGGGCCATCTATTCGGTCATGCTGCGGCTGAGGCCCATGCAGATGGATCCCCTGGTGTTCTTGACCGCCCTGATGGCCTTCGGGCTTCTCTTCCTGCTACCTTTTTATATCTGGGAGCTATGGGTGGAGGGCGGATTTGCCCTCTCAGCCCCCAGCCTGGCCGCCATCGCCTATGTCTGCGTCTTTCCATCGGTGCTGGCTTACATTTTCTGGAATCGCGGGGTGGACATGATCGGCGCCAATCGGGCCGGGGTGTTTTTCCATCTCATGCCGGTCTTTTCGATCGTCATGGCGGCCGCATTTCTGGGCGAACGGCTCCAGTTGCATCACCTGCTCGGAATGATAATGATATTCAGCGGCATCGCCCTGACCGCCTGGCCGGTCCGCCGGCAGCCGCCATCGCGTTAGCCAT from Desulfatitalea tepidiphila carries:
- the yihA gene encoding ribosome biogenesis GTP-binding protein YihA/YsxC; the encoded protein is MIIKSAEFVTSAVKPEQYPPPDHPEIAFAGRSNVGKSSLINRLIQRKRLVKTSSTPGRTQLINFFIINADLLLVDLPGYGYAKVPEAVKKKWGPMVETYLSQRDNLEAVVVLMDLRRTPGVEEHHLFDWLRHYRITAIPVLTKSDKLSKTQQKKQRDAAARTLDLPSDQLTLFSAKTGLGREDLWRRIEASLQEKP
- the era gene encoding GTPase Era, with amino-acid sequence MNPTTSPDSYDNFKSGFVAIVGAPNAGKSTLLNRMLGQKIAITSKKPQTTRNRILGVLDRPQAQLIFLDTPGIHRAEKLLNVRIVDVALAALADADVALVMLDVATPNSDAEAYLIEKLGTVATPTVLALNKIDLIAKPELLAVIDHWSKSHAFQAIVPISAEKGDQVDALIDTLVRLMPAGPPFYPPGSLTDMSERFIAAEMIREKAFRLTGEEVPYAVAVTIDAFKEEKNGRLIAIDATLHVERDSQKGILIGKGGRKLKEIGEAARKEIERMVGAQVFLKLFVRVQKNWSRDAKALERFGY
- a CDS encoding DMT family transporter; this translates as MAQRRAAAWMPYLLLTLTVLFWSGNFVLGRGIRELIPPVSLNFWRWAGAFAVLLPFTWSRTIRQWPLVRRHWPLLALMSIPSITIFNAFIYRALQSATTTNTVLLNAMVPIFIALAAWLFFRVRMARRQVFGVLISMGGLVFLITRGDWRVIQNLAFSSGDLWTLGAGVSWAIYSVMLRLRPMQMDPLVFLTALMAFGLLFLLPFYIWELWVEGGFALSAPSLAAIAYVCVFPSVLAYIFWNRGVDMIGANRAGVFFHLMPVFSIVMAAAFLGERLQLHHLLGMIMIFSGIALTAWPVRRQPPSR